GAGCAGTGCTGCGTGACGGCGGCGAACGACACGTTGAAACGGACCATCGACACGCTGGGGCTGAGGGTTCTGCACCTGCGACACCTGGGCATGGATCGCGGTTGGCAGATCGAGCGGTCGCTCGCCGACCATGAGCGCCTGGTGCAGGCGTTTCACGAGCGCGACGCCGGATTGGCCGCTGCCCTCAACCGGACGATGGCGAGGAACGCGCTCGCCGGGCTGATGGCGCTCTTCGCGGACGGGCGGTTCGTGCGGCGCCCCGGCGAGCACGACTAACTGTCGACACTTTGACGCAATTTCTGGATCGACTCTTGCGTCACCCCGCATCGATGCGGAATAGTGTCGACAGTACGCGAGACGTGACGCCGGTCACGGTCGCGGAACCCCATCCTTCGATCAGAGCGGTCAGCACGCCGATCACAGACAAAGTGGCCGCGGTGGACCGACATTCAGACAACAGTGGAGTGAGCATGGTCAGTGCCCCCAATACCTCCGACCGAGCCGACGCCTCGGTTCTGTCGACTTTCGGTGCCCGACGCCGATCGCTGGTGGCTGCCGGCGTAGGCAACGCGCTGGAGTGGTTCGACTGGAACCTGTACGGGATCTTCTCGGTCTATCTGGCGGCCAATGCCTTCGACTCCGCCGACCCCACCTCGGGTCTGTTGGCGACGCTGGCCGTCTTCGCGGTGGGGTTCGTCGCCCGGCCGATCGGTGGTCTCATCTTCGGGAGATTGTCAGACCGGTTGGGTCGCAAGACAATTCTGGTCGTCACGATGTGCCTGCTGGCCGGGTCCAGCGTCGCCATGGCCGTCATGCCGACCTACACCCATGTCGGGGTCATCGCTTCGGCTTACCTGCTGGCCGCCCGGCTGGTGCAGGGCCTCGCTCACGGCGGTGAGGCCGGCGTCGCCTACACCTACGCAGCCGAACTCGCACCGCCGAAACGGCGTGGATTATGGGCCTGCGTACCGTTTGTGTCCTCGACGATCGGTCTGATGACCGCCACCGCTACCGCCGCCATCTTGAGCGCGTTGCTGTCCGAAGCGGATATGACCTCGTTCGGATGGCGAATCGGGTTCGCCTTCGGCGGCGTGCTCGGCCTCTTCGCGCTCTGGTTGCGTCGTTCGGCGGTGGAAACCGAGGTGTTCGTCGAAGCGGTCGAGGAATCCGATGACCGAATCGAACAGAAACTCACACCGCGGCAGTGGATTTCCACGACCGTGCGGATCGTCACGGTCTCGGTGGGCGTGAACATCTCGTTCTATGCGTGGATTTCCTTCGCGCCTGCCAACGCCATCGCCCAGCACGGCATGAACGAGACCGCGGCGTTCACCGTGAGCCTGATCTCGCAGGGCCTGATCGTCGTACTCCTGCCGTTCATGGGGCTGCTGTCGGACAAGATCGGGCGGAAACCGATGGTGTTCGCACAGGGCGTGCTCATGATCGCCTTGGCCTTCCCGATCGCGAACATGGTGACCGACGCGCCATGGACCTTGTTCGTCGCGAGCCTGCTGGGGCAGATCGTCTGGGCCTGCGTGGGTGCCATGTACTCGGCGGTGGTGGCAGAACAGGCGCCCACTGCCGTGCGTGCCACGATCGTCGGCTTCGTGGTGTCACTGTCCGTGGCGATCTTCGGTGGAACCGCACCGTATCTCAACACCTGGTTCACCTCGATCGACCTCGGCTGGGTGTTCAACGCGTGGATCATGCTGCTGGGTGTGCTGGTGATCATCGGTTCGATCATCATCAAGGAGACCAAGGGCATCGACCTTCGCGAACTCGACGCTCAGTTCACCCAGGCCAACCGGTGACGGGGACAGACGAAGCCGGGCAGCTGTTCGCGGGCCGACTGGCGATCGTCACAGGAGCGGCCCGGGGTATCGGCCGTGCGATCGCCGAAGGATTTGCCCGCCGAGGTGCCACGGTCGTCGTGGCCGACCTGGACGGCCGGGCCGCCGCGCAGACAGCGGCGCAGTTGGCCGACGGGGGAGCCGCGGCGCACGGCTACGGCGTCGACGTCACCGACGCCGGCCAGGTTGCCGGTCTTGTTGAATTCGCCTGGGAAACAACAGGATCAGTCGACATCCTGGTAAACAATGCGGCGACCACCACGACCGAGCTCATCGAGGACACCGATGAAACCGACTGGCGCAGAGTCATCGACGTCAACCTGACCGGACCGTTTCTCTGTGCCAGAACGGTGCTGCCGCACATGCGTCGGCAGCGCTACGGCAAGATCGTCAACATCGCCTCGGTCGCCGCGAAGCGAATCAGCTTCAACTCCGGCGCGAGTTACACCGCAAGCAAAGCCGGACTGGTCGGGTTCACCCGCCACCTGGCCTACGAGGCCGCGCCGGACGGCATCAATGTCAACGCCGTATGCCCGGGCCCGGTCATGACTCCCATGATGGAAAACGTCTCCAGCGCTGAGGTTTTGGCGCAGAGGACACAACAGATCCCGGCGGGCCGGATCTCCGACCCCGACGACCAGGCGGCCGTCGTGCTGTACCTCGCC
This region of Mycolicibacterium goodii genomic DNA includes:
- a CDS encoding MFS transporter encodes the protein MVSAPNTSDRADASVLSTFGARRRSLVAAGVGNALEWFDWNLYGIFSVYLAANAFDSADPTSGLLATLAVFAVGFVARPIGGLIFGRLSDRLGRKTILVVTMCLLAGSSVAMAVMPTYTHVGVIASAYLLAARLVQGLAHGGEAGVAYTYAAELAPPKRRGLWACVPFVSSTIGLMTATATAAILSALLSEADMTSFGWRIGFAFGGVLGLFALWLRRSAVETEVFVEAVEESDDRIEQKLTPRQWISTTVRIVTVSVGVNISFYAWISFAPANAIAQHGMNETAAFTVSLISQGLIVVLLPFMGLLSDKIGRKPMVFAQGVLMIALAFPIANMVTDAPWTLFVASLLGQIVWACVGAMYSAVVAEQAPTAVRATIVGFVVSLSVAIFGGTAPYLNTWFTSIDLGWVFNAWIMLLGVLVIIGSIIIKETKGIDLRELDAQFTQANR
- a CDS encoding SDR family NAD(P)-dependent oxidoreductase — encoded protein: MTGTDEAGQLFAGRLAIVTGAARGIGRAIAEGFARRGATVVVADLDGRAAAQTAAQLADGGAAAHGYGVDVTDAGQVAGLVEFAWETTGSVDILVNNAATTTTELIEDTDETDWRRVIDVNLTGPFLCARTVLPHMRRQRYGKIVNIASVAAKRISFNSGASYTASKAGLVGFTRHLAYEAAPDGINVNAVCPGPVMTPMMENVSSAEVLAQRTQQIPAGRISDPDDQAAVVLYLASDAAAMVHGQAIDVDGGALLGWTDTESYFARRRRRLE